A genomic segment from Chitinophagaceae bacterium encodes:
- a CDS encoding SUMF1/EgtB/PvdO family nonheme iron enzyme — protein sequence MKKLFTFLSFVIMTHLSIANNVTTANVSVGSQNTSLHYSMVKFDIAWENSWRTVTNESNYDGCWIFVKFRKKNTYAWQHATFNYVSPGTAGASGHTEPSGSTISTPSDGKGIFIYRNAVGNGNINWTGAQLRWNYGADGVADNDSVEIKLFAVEVVYVPQGSFYLGSNGTEPYHLRRGDKDTCFNVTSENALTVGTLASDLFSASGTLQNGTIPALYPKGFNSFWCMKYEISQQQYADFLNTLDAATATTRTPSAFTTGSHPALVPNQPERAMNSLSNDDVLSLLDWSALRPMTELEYEKACRGANQAPVPNEYAWGNTTIEFVQTPTDIGLSTETWASGNIGYNNSYPIRCGALATSTSTRQSSGGSFYGIMEMSGNIYEIVVSADVPGRTFISKHGDGNLGGATQNFDVAEWYNSSPGFYGYRGDHYGQSSFYYSYASISSRVNYMTYYNNSRLAGGGGRGVRTAE from the coding sequence ATGAAGAAGCTATTCACTTTTTTATCATTTGTTATTATGACACATTTGTCTATAGCAAATAACGTAACCACCGCAAATGTTTCTGTGGGCAGCCAAAACACATCCCTGCATTACAGCATGGTAAAATTTGATATTGCCTGGGAAAACTCATGGCGAACAGTTACCAATGAAAGCAACTATGATGGTTGCTGGATTTTTGTAAAATTTCGTAAAAAAAATACGTATGCGTGGCAACATGCTACTTTTAATTATGTAAGCCCGGGCACAGCCGGAGCATCGGGCCACACAGAGCCTTCTGGCAGCACTATAAGCACCCCATCCGATGGCAAAGGAATTTTTATTTACCGAAATGCAGTAGGTAATGGAAATATCAATTGGACTGGCGCACAGCTACGCTGGAACTATGGCGCAGATGGAGTGGCAGATAATGACAGTGTAGAAATAAAACTTTTTGCCGTAGAAGTGGTTTATGTTCCACAAGGTTCATTTTATTTAGGCAGCAATGGAACCGAGCCGTACCATTTACGCAGGGGCGACAAAGATACATGCTTTAATGTAACATCAGAAAATGCGTTAACAGTAGGCACATTAGCTTCCGACCTTTTTTCTGCTTCGGGCACTTTACAAAATGGTACAATACCTGCACTTTATCCCAAAGGTTTTAATAGCTTTTGGTGCATGAAATACGAAATAAGCCAGCAGCAATATGCCGATTTTTTAAATACACTTGATGCAGCTACAGCAACTACCCGTACCCCAAGTGCATTTACTACAGGCAGCCATCCTGCTTTAGTACCCAACCAGCCAGAGCGTGCAATGAATAGTCTTAGTAACGATGATGTATTGTCCTTATTAGACTGGAGTGCTTTAAGGCCAATGACCGAACTGGAATATGAGAAAGCATGCCGAGGCGCCAATCAGGCACCTGTACCCAACGAATATGCCTGGGGAAATACTACTATTGAATTTGTACAAACGCCTACCGATATTGGCTTAAGTACAGAAACCTGGGCTAGTGGAAATATTGGATATAACAATTCATATCCTATACGTTGTGGCGCTTTGGCTACAAGCACTTCCACAAGGCAAAGCAGTGGAGGATCTTTTTATGGCATTATGGAAATGAGCGGAAATATTTATGAAATAGTTGTAAGCGCCGATGTTCCGGGAAGGACATTTATAAGTAAACATGGCGATGGTAACTTAGGTGGCGCTACTCAAAATTTTGATGTTGCCGAATGGTATAATAGCAGCCCCGGATTTTATGGTTACCGTGGGGACCATTATGGCCAAAGCTCTTTTTATTATAGCTATGCCTCAATTTCAAGCAGGGTAAACTATATGACCTACTATAATAACAGCAGGCTAGCTGGCGGAGGTGGCCGTGGTGTGCGTACAGCAGAATAA
- a CDS encoding OmpA family protein — protein MKSDGKIALYGIYFDFDKTNIKPESESTLNEISKILKANPTLNLYVVGHTDMKGSYEYNITLSKSRAVAVVNELVKKYDISSSRLSGEGVGPLAPISTNETEEGRKLNRRVELVLK, from the coding sequence TTGAAAAGCGATGGCAAAATTGCACTCTACGGCATTTATTTCGATTTCGACAAAACTAATATTAAACCCGAATCAGAATCTACGCTTAATGAAATTTCAAAAATTTTAAAAGCAAACCCTACACTGAATTTGTATGTGGTAGGACATACTGACATGAAAGGCTCTTATGAATACAACATAACGCTTTCTAAAAGCCGTGCCGTTGCAGTTGTAAATGAGTTGGTAAAGAAGTATGACATTTCTTCATCACGCTTATCCGGTGAAGGTGTTGGTCCGCTTGCTCCTATATCCACAAATGAAACCGAAGAAGGCAGAAAACTCAACAGGCGGGTAGAACTTGTTTTAAAATAA
- a CDS encoding response regulator transcription factor — MINIAIAEDNNIALNTLKEKLSAFPDIILKHTAKNGKEAIENIETSSEIDILLMDIEMPEMNGIDATEKIKKQYPQVKIVMITIYDDDDYIFNAIKAGADSYILKDTKAEKIYETITDTLNGGSVMSPSIAIKALQLLKNAAHIKYFSKQDVPLLSDRETEILEQLSKGHTNKNIAENLFISPFTVKRHIENIYKKLQAQNRIELIEKARREGLI; from the coding sequence ATGATAAACATTGCTATTGCGGAAGACAATAATATTGCCCTAAATACGCTCAAAGAAAAACTCTCTGCTTTTCCTGATATTATTTTAAAACATACAGCAAAAAATGGCAAGGAAGCAATTGAAAACATTGAAACCAGTAGCGAAATAGATATACTGCTGATGGACATTGAAATGCCGGAAATGAACGGAATTGATGCAACAGAAAAAATAAAAAAGCAATATCCGCAGGTTAAAATTGTAATGATTACTATTTACGATGATGATGACTATATTTTTAATGCCATAAAAGCAGGCGCCGACAGCTACATACTGAAAGATACCAAAGCAGAAAAAATTTACGAAACAATAACCGATACATTAAATGGAGGCTCGGTAATGTCTCCTTCTATTGCCATAAAAGCATTGCAGTTATTAAAAAACGCAGCCCATATAAAATATTTTTCAAAGCAGGATGTACCGCTCCTTTCGGACAGGGAAACCGAAATATTGGAACAACTCAGCAAAGGGCATACGAACAAAAACATTGCAGAAAATTTATTTATTTCCCCCTTTACTGTTAAAAGGCATATTGAAAATATATACAAAAAACTCCAGGCGCAAAACCGTATTGAACTAATTGAAAAAGCAAGGAGAGAAGGATTAATTTAA
- a CDS encoding phosphoribosyltransferase has translation MISDKDAAAKKIYRMAMEIAERHYSKNEIVLIGIKENGFFIAQKIAASLAENFKGAIKTLSLQINKKQPGEILLSENVSLKDKYIILIDDVANSGRTMLYALTPLLSQHPAEIQTLALVERTHKLFPIAVDYVGLSIASGWKEYIEVLIKDGEVQGAKLKS, from the coding sequence ATGATTTCAGACAAGGATGCCGCCGCAAAAAAAATTTACCGTATGGCAATGGAAATTGCCGAACGCCATTATTCTAAAAATGAAATTGTACTTATTGGCATTAAGGAAAATGGTTTTTTTATTGCCCAAAAAATTGCGGCAAGCCTGGCAGAAAATTTTAAAGGCGCCATTAAAACACTTTCTTTACAAATTAATAAAAAACAACCCGGCGAAATATTGCTAAGTGAAAATGTTAGCCTTAAAGATAAATACATTATTCTAATAGATGATGTTGCCAACAGCGGCCGAACCATGTTGTATGCTTTAACGCCTTTGCTTAGCCAGCATCCTGCCGAAATACAAACCCTTGCTTTGGTAGAGCGTACCCATAAATTATTTCCCATAGCGGTGGATTATGTCGGGCTTTCTATAGCCAGCGGTTGGAAAGAGTATATTGAAGTGCTCATAAAAGATGGTGAAGTGCAGGGTGCAAAGCTGAAAAGTTAA
- a CDS encoding carboxypeptidase regulatory-like domain-containing protein: MYSFVLGQSLSIVKNVILKPPYSSNYSTFENLSNHAIITLLGSTQPMNIVLHGSLTNIQRDFRIVTKEAYLGGVFSLGSNQTKVMISDFASMLFLGRNNVEHLGIPDEEWVQILKTGQLPDGSYEFCVNAFWVDPSGLLVPAGDACFRFSISLAQAPVISSPYNGQELNTQMPTTIFTWTPPIGNIIGASIVYDLYIVKVPHGQNPNDVMNAAINYKANNPLIKTNLTGNQYVTQPYDLKIDSNTLYAVQVIARDIYKQVGFMNNGRSEVITFTKGKSNKPVLIITDIKESKKKPPKQSPGYTVTNFDPVPYSQLKGKLFYKFKDKGGPVPEGIVQNQQPSSQNVQLFLPGADNMPYNKNNIPLGGAEPLAGKKVSLVITYLFSGTHNGKNEDQMIIGKNQSYFSKGLDDADKVLATTVTGPDGSFEFNFVNAEKTLGLFNDDYSYKHGGEFPENISGKMYKVLRLRVENKYYCSPDVNIKIDPWKGIDLGTLVSYVKSYSLKVKVTSTNAKFWDMAYGQGSALPAITTTIIRKSLVASVPTGEGENSSKDKIPKSNSLLSSHETDKDGFVTFRYLVQHDLNNKTDRYYIKCVPDEKKGNFIFKEVEKSYYPQYDPELGVFPFNSTSQYTPSGSDLNLPITYGENITWNHQLEIKTYTATVSLYPAKPRIAGKLEVATNVEAKAMSGRKVVMVSTYKYPTASDKLFTVVKTNSEGRYEFNNLKVEVGEFHVGMVSKVEGPTRTLLTKPDGYKGGVLPAKPPYPPLKWGQQLLNQDFFLTPDGKLSGFVVDEKGNAVHADIDVDGVTKTTTERIFTYDNKPSGNKNVKLPTGSTESFSMLAPSGKRKITITPTDKAYAPFDTTLNIPLDGSKASPIKFVVFRSQKRIRFRVVEANSESNRGQLNMVLTQIKPIGRAWVQLDVPGKPIAQFSNSDGYVTFIFDNSGSSFNFIITTPEEPDAYEEGHYTIANSKNTLQTVTYGNAYLKKAATITGIITLGPDKKPLQGASIYVEMGGGKKIETKSNSEGKYVLNGIPKSPSNRTVWASKPGITPNIISQNKKITIAQKNELDFNLINDDELVIENIFGFDADIQSKIKQPDGTWLVSGSLINLPANDNFSLSNNKQSIPFKDVKIKKSGTLKNGIPVGVPSDNILLTDLANIKLLLQNSFVVIQKPTSGDQLQIKAENQKGSLLGKMAIQKSSFQFTQEYVKFNDDADEAMLLTEKPGSFNTNLPSIEAANPTKKKFGVANLKEKSLQFKLLGFDAESDAAQSWVQDNSISLQTIIQINGLPGMAPSKLDINAGNLIIHPDKIEPLKGDQPIKFNLEKWQFVGNNWQLLQGSSSISIASGTIKTGSIDVPLTDISLKPDHLSIGNYNVNNLTLGGIIPVNVVTTKPVFGYNKSVGSDQKAHYELRLIGENGKPGVTIKSLPGMKAGDEMKFQNFSLVSNGEQIINPGNQPNAITFYSVMKVKPLSFTSGADYVNMDCGIDLNIPQLQETSGVIQFSKQGGQMKFMLYPLNVSLHGPGGVDFTANVQFNDNPQNLTEGKFTALGTIHDKEGIYLKGILNKTTQAAWIQVDPENQKMPLGSGNTSLANIKGKMEADMSKDQWKNFTFSGDMIGFTGVQGDTRKTFVVTGSINAVNQNMKVKNISADFAGIQFTYDIAKSRFTGSLEIDQSIGPLSAKGTAALVVDPGGWYFIAGAQLQTPGLGQFSAGILFGDYNTMPGEVSQKLMQYAYNKNLPPGFQKGISGFFFTGMKTLPISVPNVDINLVIIKVSFGVEAGLDARLWMNFADGGAELGIGVMAFAHAYLKGKAITCTKFYADARVEIGVTGIYNTSSGVFTLKGCGSFMISGGIEQCFPYPCFSDGVCCGGCGSVSASTGFKLDLLLDSDGNTDMSFGVGNCSGQAINVDVDKG; the protein is encoded by the coding sequence ATGTATAGTTTTGTATTGGGGCAATCATTATCAATAGTAAAAAATGTAATACTTAAACCACCTTATTCCTCCAATTATAGTACGTTTGAAAATTTATCCAATCATGCCATTATTACATTACTGGGTAGTACACAACCCATGAATATTGTTTTGCATGGTTCATTGACTAATATACAAAGAGATTTTAGAATTGTTACAAAAGAAGCATATCTGGGTGGTGTGTTTAGCCTTGGTTCCAATCAAACAAAAGTAATGATAAGCGATTTTGCTTCTATGCTTTTTTTGGGGAGAAACAATGTTGAGCACTTAGGAATACCTGATGAAGAATGGGTGCAAATATTAAAAACCGGGCAATTGCCCGATGGATCTTACGAGTTTTGTGTAAATGCATTTTGGGTTGATCCTTCAGGGCTTTTAGTGCCTGCTGGCGATGCTTGCTTTAGATTTAGCATTTCTCTTGCACAGGCGCCGGTAATTTCTTCGCCTTACAATGGGCAGGAATTAAACACTCAAATGCCCACTACCATATTTACCTGGACGCCACCCATTGGTAATATCATTGGCGCAAGCATTGTTTATGATCTCTATATTGTAAAAGTGCCTCACGGGCAAAACCCCAATGATGTAATGAATGCTGCTATAAATTATAAAGCTAACAATCCACTTATAAAAACAAACCTCACCGGTAACCAATATGTAACACAGCCATACGATTTAAAAATAGATTCCAATACCCTTTACGCAGTACAGGTAATTGCCAGAGATATATATAAGCAGGTGGGCTTTATGAATAATGGCCGCAGTGAAGTAATAACTTTTACAAAGGGAAAGAGCAACAAACCTGTTCTCATTATTACTGATATAAAGGAATCTAAGAAAAAACCACCAAAACAATCGCCTGGCTACACAGTTACAAACTTTGATCCCGTTCCATACAGCCAGTTAAAAGGAAAACTGTTTTATAAATTCAAGGATAAGGGTGGCCCGGTACCGGAAGGTATTGTACAAAATCAACAACCTTCATCTCAAAATGTTCAACTTTTTTTACCGGGAGCAGATAACATGCCCTATAATAAAAATAATATACCACTTGGCGGAGCAGAGCCGCTTGCAGGTAAAAAAGTAAGCCTGGTGATTACCTATCTTTTTTCAGGCACCCACAATGGGAAGAATGAAGATCAAATGATCATCGGTAAAAATCAATCTTATTTTTCAAAAGGACTTGATGATGCAGACAAAGTACTTGCAACCACCGTTACCGGGCCGGATGGAAGCTTTGAATTCAATTTTGTAAATGCAGAAAAAACGCTGGGACTTTTTAATGATGATTATTCTTATAAACATGGAGGTGAGTTCCCTGAAAATATTAGTGGCAAAATGTATAAGGTATTGCGTCTTAGGGTGGAGAATAAATATTATTGCAGCCCTGATGTAAACATTAAAATAGATCCGTGGAAAGGAATAGACCTGGGTACGCTTGTGTCTTATGTGAAGAGTTATTCGCTGAAAGTGAAGGTCACTTCGACGAATGCAAAGTTCTGGGACATGGCATACGGGCAGGGATCTGCATTACCCGCTATAACAACAACGATTATACGAAAAAGTTTGGTGGCTTCTGTTCCTACAGGTGAGGGCGAAAACAGCAGCAAGGATAAAATACCCAAATCCAATAGCTTATTATCATCCCATGAGACGGATAAAGATGGTTTTGTAACATTTCGTTATCTGGTGCAGCATGATTTAAATAACAAAACAGACCGGTATTATATCAAGTGTGTGCCCGATGAAAAAAAAGGAAACTTTATTTTTAAAGAGGTAGAAAAAAGCTATTATCCACAATATGATCCGGAATTAGGTGTTTTTCCTTTTAATTCAACGAGCCAGTACACACCATCCGGTAGCGACTTAAACTTGCCAATTACTTATGGTGAAAACATTACATGGAACCATCAACTGGAAATAAAGACCTATACTGCTACCGTTTCTTTATATCCTGCCAAACCCCGGATAGCCGGAAAATTGGAGGTGGCCACTAATGTAGAAGCCAAGGCCATGAGCGGAAGAAAAGTGGTAATGGTGAGTACCTATAAATACCCGACAGCTTCCGATAAATTATTTACGGTAGTAAAAACCAATAGCGAAGGGAGATATGAGTTTAACAACTTAAAAGTTGAGGTAGGCGAATTTCACGTAGGGATGGTTTCGAAAGTAGAGGGACCAACCAGAACTCTCTTGACAAAACCAGATGGATACAAAGGCGGAGTATTACCGGCAAAACCTCCCTATCCGCCATTAAAATGGGGGCAGCAATTACTTAACCAGGATTTTTTCTTAACGCCGGATGGTAAACTTTCAGGCTTTGTAGTAGATGAGAAGGGCAATGCCGTACATGCAGATATTGATGTGGATGGCGTAACAAAGACAACCACCGAACGCATTTTTACTTATGATAATAAACCTTCGGGAAATAAGAATGTAAAATTGCCAACAGGTTCAACAGAATCTTTCAGTATGCTGGCCCCTTCAGGTAAAAGAAAAATTACGATTACCCCAACCGATAAAGCGTATGCCCCTTTTGATACTACGCTCAATATTCCATTAGATGGAAGCAAAGCTTCACCAATAAAATTTGTCGTTTTCCGCTCACAAAAAAGAATCCGTTTCAGAGTAGTGGAAGCGAATTCAGAAAGCAACCGTGGCCAGTTGAATATGGTATTGACCCAGATAAAACCAATTGGACGAGCCTGGGTACAATTGGATGTGCCAGGAAAACCAATTGCACAATTTAGTAATAGCGATGGATACGTAACGTTCATTTTTGACAACAGTGGCTCATCTTTCAATTTTATAATTACCACGCCTGAAGAACCCGATGCTTATGAAGAAGGACATTATACAATTGCCAATTCAAAGAACACTTTACAAACTGTTACTTACGGCAATGCCTACCTGAAAAAAGCAGCTACTATTACAGGCATTATAACATTGGGCCCTGATAAAAAGCCATTGCAGGGAGCCAGCATTTATGTAGAGATGGGCGGTGGCAAAAAAATAGAAACTAAATCCAATTCCGAAGGTAAATATGTATTAAATGGCATTCCAAAATCACCATCAAATCGGACTGTGTGGGCAAGCAAACCGGGCATTACACCCAATATCATCAGCCAAAATAAAAAGATAACCATTGCACAAAAAAATGAACTTGATTTTAATTTGATTAATGATGATGAATTGGTCATTGAAAATATTTTTGGTTTTGATGCCGATATACAATCAAAAATAAAACAGCCCGATGGAACCTGGCTGGTGAGTGGTAGCCTGATTAACCTTCCGGCCAATGATAATTTTTCTTTGAGTAATAATAAACAATCCATACCCTTCAAAGATGTAAAAATTAAGAAAAGCGGGACTTTAAAAAATGGAATACCGGTCGGTGTTCCGTCTGATAATATTCTGTTGACTGATCTGGCCAATATTAAACTGTTGTTGCAAAATTCTTTTGTGGTGATTCAGAAACCAACTTCTGGAGATCAACTTCAGATAAAGGCAGAAAATCAAAAAGGAAGCCTGTTGGGAAAAATGGCCATTCAAAAATCGTCATTTCAATTTACTCAGGAGTATGTGAAATTTAACGATGACGCTGATGAAGCAATGTTGCTTACAGAAAAGCCTGGCTCTTTCAATACAAACCTGCCATCTATTGAAGCTGCAAACCCTACTAAAAAGAAATTTGGCGTCGCTAACCTGAAAGAAAAATCTTTACAATTTAAACTACTTGGTTTTGATGCGGAATCGGATGCTGCACAATCGTGGGTTCAGGACAATAGTATCAGCTTGCAAACAATCATTCAGATTAACGGCCTGCCCGGAATGGCGCCGTCCAAACTTGATATCAATGCGGGAAATTTGATAATTCATCCTGACAAGATAGAACCGTTAAAGGGAGATCAGCCTATAAAATTCAATCTCGAAAAATGGCAATTCGTTGGTAACAACTGGCAACTTCTGCAGGGAAGCAGCAGTATCAGTATTGCCTCGGGCACTATTAAAACAGGTAGCATTGATGTGCCATTGACAGACATCTCATTAAAGCCGGATCATCTTTCTATTGGTAATTACAATGTAAACAATCTAACGCTTGGTGGTATTATTCCTGTAAACGTAGTAACCACTAAACCGGTTTTTGGTTACAACAAAAGTGTAGGAAGCGATCAGAAAGCACATTATGAACTAAGGCTTATTGGTGAAAACGGTAAGCCCGGAGTTACCATAAAATCATTGCCGGGAATGAAGGCCGGCGATGAAATGAAATTTCAAAATTTCTCTTTAGTCAGCAATGGCGAACAAATCATCAACCCCGGAAATCAACCTAACGCTATCACTTTCTACAGCGTGATGAAAGTAAAACCTCTCTCGTTTACGAGTGGTGCAGATTACGTGAACATGGATTGCGGCATAGACCTCAACATTCCGCAATTGCAGGAAACCAGTGGTGTTATTCAGTTTTCCAAACAAGGCGGACAGATGAAATTCATGTTATATCCTTTGAATGTTTCTCTTCATGGCCCCGGTGGTGTGGACTTCACGGCTAATGTACAATTTAATGACAACCCGCAAAACCTTACAGAAGGCAAATTCACAGCGCTTGGTACTATTCATGATAAAGAGGGAATTTATTTAAAAGGTATTTTAAATAAAACCACACAGGCAGCCTGGATACAGGTGGATCCTGAAAATCAGAAGATGCCATTGGGAAGTGGAAATACCAGCCTTGCCAATATCAAAGGAAAAATGGAAGCTGACATGAGTAAGGACCAATGGAAAAATTTTACTTTCAGCGGAGACATGATTGGCTTTACGGGAGTGCAGGGTGATACACGCAAAACGTTTGTGGTTACCGGTTCTATCAATGCGGTAAACCAAAATATGAAGGTGAAAAATATTTCCGCTGATTTTGCCGGTATTCAATTCACCTATGATATAGCTAAGAGCCGCTTTACAGGCAGCTTAGAAATAGATCAAAGTATTGGGCCATTATCTGCTAAGGGTACAGCCGCTCTTGTTGTGGATCCCGGCGGGTGGTATTTTATTGCCGGAGCACAATTACAAACCCCGGGCCTTGGCCAATTTTCTGCGGGCATACTTTTCGGCGACTACAATACCATGCCCGGTGAAGTATCACAAAAACTCATGCAATATGCCTATAACAAAAACCTTCCGCCGGGTTTTCAAAAAGGCATTTCAGGATTTTTCTTTACAGGAATGAAAACGCTGCCAATCAGTGTTCCTAATGTAGATATCAACCTGGTAATTATCAAAGTGTCTTTTGGTGTTGAGGCCGGCCTTGATGCAAGATTATGGATGAACTTTGCGGATGGCGGCGCCGAATTGGGCATAGGTGTGATGGCTTTTGCCCACGCTTATCTGAAAGGCAAAGCAATTACCTGTACTAAATTTTATGCAGATGCAAGAGTGGAAATAGGCGTAACAGGTATTTACAATACATCCAGTGGAGTGTTTACACTGAAAGGGTGTGGAAGCTTTATGATTTCCGGTGGTATTGAACAATGTTTCCCTTACCCCTGCTTTAGTGATGGCGTTTGTTGTGGAGGCTGTGGAAGTGTATCGGCAAGTACAGGTTTTAAACTTGACCTGCTGCTGGATTCAGACGGAAATACGGATATGTCTTTTGGTGTGGGCAATTGCAGCGGGCAGGCAATAAATGTTGATGTGGATAAAGGATAA
- a CDS encoding T9SS type A sorting domain-containing protein, translated as MILCLIAIESICAQNNPFIFFGGNGDGLAVNNYAQATTSTLVHGGNGDGFAATLYIQSTDGTLSRGGNGDGFALSNYLQATDSTLNLGSIGDGFTTIKYVQITDSTLNHGGQGDGWANIYYPLNPLPVDLISFTGKKVNDGHLLQWQTVNEINVAHYRLERSIDTRNYNLINKQDAKGNGTSQTNQYRFTDAAPSLGDNYYRLRIIDIDGIEKLSNIVMLRVTDKGKTIFTLFPNPTAHLLHLKMSGIAAAEKVEISISDSKGSQVYKGTATGEQQVQIAVQSLAKGTYILTIYYSNKQESIRFVKQ; from the coding sequence ATGATACTTTGTCTTATTGCAATAGAAAGTATCTGTGCACAAAACAATCCCTTTATATTTTTTGGGGGAAACGGAGATGGCTTAGCGGTAAACAATTATGCACAAGCTACTACCAGCACACTGGTGCATGGTGGCAACGGAGATGGGTTTGCTGCTACTCTTTATATACAATCTACAGATGGTACTTTAAGCCGTGGAGGCAATGGAGATGGGTTTGCCCTAAGTAACTATTTGCAGGCAACCGATAGCACACTCAACTTAGGCAGCATAGGAGATGGGTTTACAACAATAAAATATGTGCAAATCACCGATAGCACACTCAACCATGGCGGACAGGGAGATGGCTGGGCAAATATTTATTACCCACTCAACCCTTTGCCCGTTGATTTAATTTCTTTTACCGGTAAAAAAGTAAATGATGGCCACTTACTCCAATGGCAAACGGTTAATGAAATAAATGTAGCACACTACAGGCTCGAACGCTCCATAGATACAAGGAATTACAACTTGATAAACAAACAGGATGCAAAAGGAAACGGAACTTCCCAAACTAATCAATACCGTTTTACAGATGCAGCGCCTTCATTAGGTGATAATTATTATCGCTTGCGAATAATTGATATTGACGGCATTGAAAAGTTAAGCAACATAGTGATGCTAAGGGTAACCGATAAAGGGAAAACCATTTTTACACTTTTTCCTAACCCAACAGCCCACCTGCTCCATTTAAAAATGAGCGGCATTGCTGCTGCAGAAAAAGTAGAAATTAGTATTTCCGACAGCAAAGGAAGCCAAGTGTATAAAGGAACTGCTACCGGCGAGCAACAAGTGCAAATTGCTGTTCAATCTTTGGCCAAAGGCACATACATTTTAACCATCTATTATTCCAACAAGCAGGAATCCATACGTTTTGTAAAACAATAA